One genomic segment of uncultured Desulfobacter sp. includes these proteins:
- the ahbC gene encoding 12,18-didecarboxysiroheme deacetylase → MIGISKLYCATVEPSDTLRYSRHSGKLPSHLLQFSKDKKPVIVWNMTRRCNLKCVHCYAQSENIAYDNELTHEQSLAMMDDLAQFGVPVLLFSGGEPLMHPRLVEYAQYAVSKGMRAVISTNGTLITKEKAKQLKEVGLSYVGISLDGLEATHDKFRGVEGAYKKALQAVDNCQEAGIKVGLRFTINKRNVQDIPGIFDLLEEKNIPRACFYHLVYSGRGQEIAKEDLSHEETRKVLDLIMDRTKDLHDRNKPKEVLTVDNHADGPYLYQRLLKEDPDRAAEVLELLEMNEGNNSGRGIGCISWDGEVHPDQFWREISFGNIKDRPFSEIWTDPENEFLMKMKEKKKFVKGRCAQCRWLDICAGNFRARAESVANDPWDSDPACYLTDEEIKKEDV, encoded by the coding sequence ATGATCGGAATTTCAAAACTTTACTGCGCCACGGTGGAACCCTCGGATACATTACGCTATTCAAGGCATTCAGGCAAACTACCCTCTCATCTGCTTCAGTTCTCAAAAGACAAAAAGCCGGTGATCGTCTGGAATATGACCCGGCGGTGCAACCTTAAGTGTGTTCACTGCTATGCCCAGTCTGAAAATATTGCCTATGACAATGAACTGACCCACGAACAAAGTCTTGCCATGATGGATGATCTGGCTCAATTCGGGGTACCGGTGCTGCTTTTTTCCGGCGGGGAACCGTTGATGCACCCACGCCTTGTGGAATATGCCCAGTATGCTGTATCTAAGGGCATGCGGGCCGTTATTTCCACCAACGGCACTCTGATCACCAAAGAGAAGGCAAAACAGCTCAAAGAGGTGGGGCTCTCCTATGTAGGGATCAGCCTGGACGGACTTGAAGCCACCCATGACAAGTTCAGAGGCGTTGAAGGCGCCTATAAAAAAGCATTACAGGCCGTTGACAACTGCCAGGAAGCAGGTATTAAGGTAGGGCTGCGGTTTACCATAAATAAGAGAAACGTACAGGACATCCCGGGCATTTTTGATTTGCTGGAAGAAAAAAACATCCCCAGAGCCTGTTTTTACCACTTAGTTTACTCCGGCCGCGGCCAGGAAATTGCCAAGGAGGATTTAAGCCACGAGGAGACCCGCAAAGTGCTTGATCTGATCATGGACCGCACAAAGGACCTTCACGACCGCAACAAACCCAAAGAGGTCCTTACCGTGGACAATCATGCAGACGGTCCTTACCTGTACCAGCGCCTGCTCAAGGAAGACCCTGATCGGGCTGCCGAAGTGCTCGAACTGCTTGAGATGAACGAAGGTAACAACTCGGGCCGGGGCATCGGCTGCATATCCTGGGATGGTGAAGTCCACCCGGACCAGTTCTGGCGGGAAATCAGTTTCGGCAACATCAAGGACAGACCTTTCAGCGAAATCTGGACAGATCCTGAAAACGAATTTTTGATGAAAATGAAAGAGAAGAAAAAATTTGTCAAAGGTAGATGCGCCCAATGCCGGTGGCTGGATATCTGTGCAGGTAATTTCAGGGCCAGGGCCGAGTCCGTTGCCAATGATCCCTGGGATTCTGATCCTGCCTGTTATCTTACGGATGAAGAAATCAAAAAGGAGGATGTATAA
- a CDS encoding AAA family ATPase, translated as MTYYNDATGPDPKKIEKELGEFLNKRFGGNVKILTPSIQPQQEITTGTIPESGKKKLIDFNIKPSELISYLDQYVIRQDKAKSVLATKICTHFNRIRHQETMITEPFKITGNIKSNILLLGPTGIGKTYLIKLIAKKIGVPFVKADATKFSETGYVGGDVEDLIRDLVKEAKDDIELAECGIVYIDEVDKIAASPNVIGAQISRTGVQRALLKPMEETDVDLKVPHDPVSMMQELEAFQRTGKRTARRVNTANILFILSGAFSGLADVVKKRLSKQAIGFGASLSHTRKANELLKETQSEDLVAYGFESEFIGRIPVRCVLDELTQKDLYDILKMPNNPVILSKRLDFKSYGIDVVFTDEALDELASRAYKENTGARGLVSVVEEALLCFEEKLPSQSVRQFAITKQMLTTPNRVLNDLIQGKDKEKYETEYNDALVLFSDYISEYVKKNWKIFSIRHGLTLTQIRTKMVVKYYTAHVMEIEDAVRQVKKFYDNVKEMELEISKNYDLNIVFEEDAADFLIQQFIEHNATTDEILSKIYTDFFDGFNLIREKTGKARFFLSKKALTDHETYLNELIRKEIK; from the coding sequence ATGACTTATTACAATGATGCTACCGGGCCTGACCCGAAAAAAATTGAAAAAGAACTAGGGGAATTTCTGAACAAAAGGTTTGGTGGAAATGTTAAAATCCTGACACCTTCCATCCAACCCCAGCAAGAGATCACTACCGGCACAATACCTGAGTCGGGAAAAAAAAAGCTGATTGATTTCAATATCAAGCCATCGGAACTGATCAGCTACCTTGACCAGTATGTTATCCGACAGGACAAGGCTAAATCTGTTCTTGCCACAAAGATCTGTACCCATTTCAACCGAATCCGCCATCAGGAAACCATGATCACGGAACCGTTTAAGATCACGGGAAATATTAAAAGCAATATCCTGCTACTCGGTCCCACCGGTATCGGAAAAACCTATCTGATCAAACTTATCGCAAAAAAAATTGGGGTGCCTTTTGTCAAAGCCGATGCCACCAAATTCTCCGAAACCGGATATGTGGGTGGGGATGTGGAGGATCTGATCAGGGATCTGGTAAAAGAGGCCAAGGATGACATTGAACTTGCGGAGTGTGGCATTGTTTACATAGATGAAGTGGATAAGATTGCTGCCAGTCCCAATGTTATCGGTGCCCAGATATCACGGACAGGGGTTCAGCGGGCCCTGCTTAAACCCATGGAAGAGACTGACGTAGATTTAAAGGTGCCCCATGATCCCGTATCTATGATGCAGGAACTTGAAGCATTCCAAAGAACCGGAAAACGCACGGCCAGACGTGTAAATACGGCCAATATTCTGTTTATTCTTTCCGGCGCGTTTTCAGGTCTGGCCGATGTGGTAAAAAAACGGTTGAGCAAACAGGCCATTGGATTCGGTGCATCGCTCAGTCATACCAGAAAAGCCAATGAGCTTTTAAAGGAGACCCAGTCCGAGGATCTGGTGGCGTACGGATTTGAGTCCGAGTTCATCGGCAGGATACCAGTGCGCTGTGTGCTGGACGAACTGACCCAAAAAGATCTTTACGACATCCTGAAAATGCCCAACAATCCGGTGATCTTAAGTAAACGCCTTGATTTTAAATCATACGGGATTGATGTCGTGTTCACCGACGAGGCATTAGATGAGCTTGCGTCAAGGGCGTACAAAGAAAATACCGGTGCCCGTGGGTTAGTATCCGTGGTTGAAGAAGCCCTGCTCTGCTTTGAAGAAAAATTGCCTTCCCAATCTGTACGGCAGTTTGCAATCACCAAACAGATGCTAACCACCCCCAACCGCGTTTTAAATGATCTTATCCAGGGCAAGGACAAAGAAAAATACGAGACTGAATATAACGATGCTTTGGTCCTTTTTTCAGATTATATCAGTGAATATGTAAAAAAGAACTGGAAAATCTTTTCCATTCGCCACGGCCTGACCTTAACGCAAATTCGAACAAAAATGGTGGTCAAGTATTATACGGCCCATGTTATGGAAATAGAAGATGCGGTTAGACAGGTCAAAAAATTCTATGACAACGTCAAAGAAATGGAACTAGAGATTTCCAAAAACTATGATTTAAATATCGTGTTCGAAGAAGATGCTGCGGATTTTCTCATTCAGCAGTTCATAGAACATAACGCTACCACGGATGAAATCCTTTCGAAAATCTACACAGATTTTTTTGACGGATTTAACCTGATCCGGGAAAAAACCGGGAAAGCAAGATTTTTCCTGTCCAAAAAAGCATTGACCGACCACGAAACGTACCTAAACGAACTTATCAGAAAAGAGATAAAATGA